From a region of the Cyprinus carpio isolate SPL01 chromosome B21, ASM1834038v1, whole genome shotgun sequence genome:
- the LOC122141195 gene encoding protein sprouty homolog 4-like, with protein MESRVPHHIPGVSSSIMVQPLLDSRIPYGRLQHPLTIYPIDQMKSLHLENDYIDTPAVISQQPPSHKASKRGQEVLLGAPHHPHLSRCEVPDATTHPWISFSGRPSSISSSSSTSSDQRLLDHAAPTPVVDPYTTGNGHSRTLGAEQPKALSSKTQNVKAVTALPVEKKHALLCEKCGKCRCTECTLPRALPSCWVCNQECLCSAQNLVDSVTCMCLVKGVFYHCTDEDEEGSCADKPCSCSHSNCCARWSFMAAVSLVLPCLMCYLPATGCAKLSQKCYDGISRPGCRCKSTQACKVAEVKACQLEKQAS; from the coding sequence ATGGAGTCAAGGGTTCCTCACCACATTCCTGGAGTCTCCTCCTCCATCATGGTGCAGCCTTTGCTGGACAGCCGCATTCCCTACGGACGGCTCCAGCACCCATTAACTATTTACCCCATTGACCAAATGAAATCTTTACATTTGGAGAATGACTACATCGACACCCCTGCTGTGATCTCACAACAGCCACCAAGCCACAAGGCAAGCAAGAGGGGGCAGGAAGTCCTGCTGGGAGCCCCCCACCATCCTCATCTGTCCCGCTGCGAGGTCCCGGATGCCACCACACATCCCTGGATTTCCTTCAGTGGTCGGCCCAGctccatcagcagcagcagcagcacctcCTCCGACCAAAGGCTGCTGGACCATGCAGCCCCCACCCCTGTTGTGGATCCGTACACTACTGGCAATGGCCACAGCAGGACCCTAGGTGCAGAGCAACCCAAGGCGCTGAGCTCCAAGACTCAGAATGTGAAGGCGGTTACAGCATTGCCAGTGGAGAAGAAGCATGCACTGTTGTGCGAGAAATGTGGCAAATGCCGATGCACGGAGTGCACTTTGCCCCGGGCCCTGCCCTCGTGTTGGGTTTGCAACCAAGAGTGCCTGTGCTCAGCGCAGAACCTAGTGGACTCTGTCACTTGCATGTGTCTAGTCAAGGGCGTCTTCTACCACTGCACTGATGAGGATGAGGAAGGCTCCTGTGCTGACAAGCCATGCTCCTGCTCGCACTCGAACTGTTGCGCACGCTGGTCCTTCATGGCGGCCGTTTCATTGGTGCTGCCCTGCCTGATGTGTTATTTGCCCGCCACTGGTTGTGCCAAGCTTTCGCAGAAGTGCTACGACGGCATCAGCCGCCCAGGCTGCCGCTGCAAAAGCACCCAAGCCTGCAAGGTGGCAGAGGTCAAGGCCTGTCAGCTGGAAAAACAGGCCTCATGA